A single window of Macaca mulatta isolate MMU2019108-1 chromosome 17, T2T-MMU8v2.0, whole genome shotgun sequence DNA harbors:
- the LPAR6 gene encoding lysophosphatidic acid receptor 6, whose protein sequence is MVSVNSSHCFYNDSFKYTLYGCMFSTVFVLGLISNCVAIYIFICVLKVRNETTTYMINLAMSDLLFVFTLPFRIFYFTTQNWPFGDLLCKISVMLFYTNMYGSILFLTCISVDRFLAIVYPFKSKTLRTKRNAKIVCIGVWLTVIGGSAPAVLVQSTHSQGNNASEACFENFPEATWKTYLSRIVIFIEIVGFFIPLILNVTCSSMVLKTLNKPVTLSRSKINKTKVLKMIFVHLIIFCFCFVPYNINLILYSLVRTQTFVNCSVVAAVRTMYPITLCIAVSNCCFDPVVYYFTSDTIQNSIKMKNWSTRRSDFRFSEVHGTENFIQHNLQTLKRKIFDNESAA, encoded by the coding sequence ATGGTAAGCGTTAACAGCTCCCACTGCTTCTATAATGACTCCTTTAAGTACACTTTGTATGGGTGCATGTTCAGCACGGTGTTTGTGCTTGGGTTAATATCCAATTGTGTTGCCATATACATTTTCATCTGCGTCCTCAAAGTCCGAAATGAAACTACAACTTACATGATTAACTTGGCAATGTCAgacttgctttttgtttttactttaccCTTCAGGATTTTTTACTTTACAACACAAAATTGGCCATTTGGAGATTTACTTTGTAAGATTTCTGTGATGCTGTTTTACACCAACATGTACGGAAGCATTCTGTTCTTAACTTGTATTAGTGTAGATCGATTTCTGGCAATTGTCTACCCATTTAAGTCAAAGACTCTAAGaaccaaaagaaatgcaaagattGTTTGCATTGGTGTGTGGTTAACTGTGATCGGAGGAAGTGCACCGGCGGTTTTGGTTCAGTCTACCCACTCTCAGGGTAACAATGCCTCAGAAGCCTGCTTTGAAAATTTCCCAGAAGCCACATGGAAAACATATCTCTCAAGGATTGTAATTTTCATTGAAATAGTGGGATTTTTTATTCCTCTAATTTTAAATGTAACTTGTTCTAGTATGGTgctaaaaactttaaataaaccTGTTACATTAAGtagaagcaaaataaacaaaactaaggttttaaaaatgatttttgtacatttgatcatattctgtttctgttttgttccttACAATATCaatcttattttatattctcttgtGAGAACACAAACATTTGTTAATTGCTCAGTAGTGGCAGCAGTAAGGACAATGTACCCAATCACTCTCTGTATCGCTGTTTCAAACTGTTGTTTTGACCCTGTGGTTTACTACTTTACATCGGACACAATTCAgaattcaataaaaatgaaaaactggtCTACCAGGAGAAGTGACTTCAGATTCTCTGAAGTTCATGGTACAGAGAATTTTATTCAGCATAACCTACAGACCTTAAAACGTAAGATATTTGACAATGAATCTGCTGCCTGA